The proteins below are encoded in one region of Diabrotica undecimpunctata isolate CICGRU unplaced genomic scaffold, icDiaUnde3 ctg00000602.1, whole genome shotgun sequence:
- the LOC140431247 gene encoding alpha-tocopherol transfer protein-like yields the protein MKFKFSVKDILDKGRTSTENIDVVKEWLLTVKDDFVPSTIQDELVVLFLLSCDNDIDLTKKTVSAYYRLRKEAPEIHDDRNTKREDIKKALNTLRMITVPVRTVDNYQVLYFSLRDTNYRNFELLPTMKASLMLLDIEHQTNPPDGVVFLADMQGFDIRHVIKLRPDLLKKYFTYLGEGVPIQFVGLHLMNGNYFLDNLMSMLRIFISPDVLERLHVHPEGWNPMELLPKECLPKEMGGDLGLEEELTKKTMDFFKEREDFWEEEETMRKRIFK from the exons atgaaatttaagTTCTCCGTTAAAGATATATTAGACAAGGGTAGAACTTCTACAGAAAATATCGACGTAGTCAAAGAATGGTTGTTGACAGTTAAAGATGATTTTGTACCGTCGACAATACAAGATGAATTAGTCGTATTGTTTCTGTTGTCATGTGATAATGACATAGATCTTACTAAGAAAACTGTCTCTGCATATTATAGGTTAAGAAAGGAGGCACCTGAAATACATGATGACAGAAATACCAAAAGAGAAGATATTAAAAAAGCACTTAACACACT ACGAATGATCACTGTCCCAGTTAGAACAGTCGATAACTATCAAGTATTATATTTCAGTCTGAGAGATACAAACTATAGAAATTTCGAACTTCTTCCGACCATGAAAGCCTCATTGATGCTTTTAGATATAGAACACCAAACCAATCCTCCTGATGGAGTTGTTTTCTTAGCCGATATGCAAGGG tttgatATAAGGCACGTTATCAAGTTAAGGCCAGATCTCTTGAAGAAATACTTCACATATCTTGGAGAAGGAGTACCGATTCAATTTGTAGGGTTACATCTTATGAATGGAAATTACTTTTTGGATAATTTGATGAGCATGCTTAGGATATTTATTAGCCCTGATGTACTAGAAAGG TTACATGTTCATCCAGAAGGTTGGAATCCAATGGAACTGTTGCCAAAGGAATGCCTTCCTAAGGAAATGGGAGGAGATCTAGGGCTAGAAGAAGAGCTTACTAAGAAAACTATGGATTTTTTTAAAGAACGTGAAGATTTTTGGGAGGAGGAAGAAACGATGAGgaaaagaatatttaaataa
- the LOC140431249 gene encoding alpha-tocopherol transfer protein-like, protein MNFKFTIQDLVAKNRTSIQNINIIKQWLPTTIESYIPSSIHDELIALFLMSRNNDIDLTKDCIRSHYGLRYEAPEMFDDRNLERIDVQMALNTLRLVSIPRRTEDNYLVLYASVRDTDFFSFELHPIMKASLMIFDIEHHTNPPDGVIILADLKGFGIMHVFKLWPESLRKFFTYFGKGLPFPFIGLHFINGNYFLEQLINILVAIIDPDIVRRIHMHPVGWNVEEVFPKSCLPKEVGGELESEDELNRNTLMLYKERELYWKEEERLRKTISK, encoded by the exons ATGAACTTTAAGTTTACCATTCAAGATTTGGTTGCAAAAAACAGAACTtctatacaaaatattaatattattaaacagTGGTTGCCCACAACTATTGAATCATATATTCCATCTTCAATTCACGATGAACTTATCGCTCTATTTTTAATGTCGCGGAATAATGACATCGACCTAACTAAAGACTGTATAAGATCGCATTACGGCTTAAGATATGAGGCACCTGAAATGTTTGATGACAGAAATCTTGAAAGAATAGATGTTCAAATGGCTCTTAACACATT GAGACTTGTGAGTATCCCAAGAAGAACAGAAGATAACTATCTTGTTCTATATGCTAGTGTCAGGGACACTGATTTTTTTAGCTTTGAACTGCATCCTATCATGAAAGCATCATTGATGATCTTTGATATCGAACATCACACTAACCCTCCCGATGGAGTTATTATACTAGCTGATTTGAAAGGG ttcggGATTATGCATGTTTTCAAATTATGGCCAGAGTCCTTGAGAAAATTTTTTACGTATTTTGGAAAGGGGCTGCCTTTTCCTTTTATAGGGTTGCATTTTATAAACGGGAATTATTTTCTGGAACAATTAATCAATATTCTTGTTGCGATTATTGACCCGGATATTGTAAGAAGG atACACATGCATCCGGTGGGATGGAACGTGGAAGAAGTGTTCCCGAAAAGTTGTTTGCCCAAGGAGGTGGGAGGAGAGCTGGAGTCAGAAGATGAACTTAACAGAAACACATTGATGTTATATAAAGAAAGGGAGTTGTACTGGAAAGAAGAAGAAAGGCTAAGAAAAAcgatttctaaataa